From the genome of Streptomyces sp. NBC_01341, one region includes:
- a CDS encoding LPFR motif small protein, translated as MLKAIADVLRSIGGAIATVVTLPFRAVARLFGGASDTAHGHH; from the coding sequence ATGCTCAAGGCAATCGCGGATGTCCTTCGCTCCATCGGTGGAGCCATCGCCACCGTGGTCACCCTTCCCTTCCGTGCAGTCGCACGGCTCTTCGGCGGTGCCTCCGACACGGCGCACGGCCACCACTGA
- a CDS encoding VOC family protein: protein MATSLGAFVLGTPDPPALADFYRALLGWQEVDREPSWVRLRAPEHERPGRFQLEPDHTPPVWPQRPGGQQMQAHLDVLVDDLDAETERACALGATLEEHQPRKGVRVLHDPHGHPFCLFVPGA, encoded by the coding sequence ATGGCGACCAGCCTCGGTGCCTTCGTTCTCGGCACACCCGATCCGCCCGCACTGGCCGATTTCTACCGGGCCCTGCTGGGGTGGCAGGAGGTGGACCGTGAGCCCTCGTGGGTCCGGCTGCGGGCTCCGGAACACGAGCGTCCCGGCCGCTTCCAGCTGGAACCGGACCACACTCCCCCGGTATGGCCTCAGCGCCCGGGCGGACAGCAGATGCAGGCGCATCTGGACGTGCTGGTGGACGACCTCGACGCGGAAACCGAACGGGCCTGTGCCCTGGGCGCCACGCTCGAGGAACACCAGCCCCGGAAAGGCGTCCGGGTCCTGCACGACCCTCACGGTCACCCGTTCTGCCTTTTCGTCCCCGGGGCCTGA
- a CDS encoding polyketide cyclase/dehydrase, translated as MTLRATGRAEAEDVWLRYVTPARWPSWSPQIRAVRVAGERLTPGLRGEVVSLFGVTAPFVVESVDEERWEWVWRVRIGPVGLRLRHQVCRRPGGSSTSLVVEGPAVALAAYAAPARWALARLVRG; from the coding sequence ATGACGCTGCGCGCCACGGGGCGCGCCGAGGCGGAGGACGTATGGCTGCGCTACGTCACGCCGGCGCGCTGGCCGAGCTGGTCGCCACAGATCAGAGCGGTCCGCGTGGCCGGGGAACGCCTGACGCCGGGCCTGCGGGGTGAGGTCGTCTCGCTGTTCGGCGTGACGGCGCCGTTCGTCGTCGAGTCCGTCGACGAGGAACGGTGGGAGTGGGTGTGGCGGGTACGGATCGGCCCCGTCGGTCTGCGGCTGCGCCACCAGGTGTGCCGTCGGCCGGGAGGTTCGTCCACGAGCCTCGTCGTCGAGGGCCCGGCGGTCGCTCTGGCGGCGTACGCGGCTCCGGCGCGGTGGGCTCTGGCCCGGTTGGTCCGGGGCTGA
- a CDS encoding DNA-binding protein: MDRSGLIEAVGRRTADDGELSPERIGRVVDALFGTVAEAGAIAEAIRTGGAVTLVGFGSFHHADGGASLRPGMALNEFVNDQV; the protein is encoded by the coding sequence ATGGACAGGTCCGGGCTGATCGAGGCGGTCGGGCGCAGGACGGCGGATGACGGCGAGCTGTCGCCCGAACGGATCGGCCGGGTCGTCGACGCCCTGTTCGGCACCGTCGCCGAGGCAGGTGCGATCGCCGAGGCGATCAGGACGGGCGGAGCGGTCACCCTGGTGGGATTCGGCAGCTTCCACCACGCCGACGGCGGGGCGAGCCTGCGCCCGGGCATGGCACTCAACGAGTTCGTCAACGACCAGGTCTGA
- a CDS encoding 2'-5' RNA ligase family protein — translation MHSVELLPDESTENAVRDVWEGLARAGLPSLAAHRHPTNRPHLTLATSDVLPPDVCERLEEALVVLPVPLRLDGLVRFTGGRTYVLAWAVSPDDALMRLHATVRHILRGAPGNERSRPLHNPARWVPHVSLARGRGGPVVAADADMFLTAAGTATGALEGRWTGARTYDSESRTTAPLGL, via the coding sequence GTGCACAGCGTGGAACTGCTGCCCGACGAGTCGACGGAGAACGCCGTCCGGGACGTGTGGGAAGGGCTGGCGCGTGCGGGACTGCCCAGCCTCGCCGCCCACCGGCATCCGACGAACCGCCCGCACCTCACGCTCGCCACCTCGGACGTCCTGCCGCCGGACGTGTGCGAGCGGCTGGAGGAGGCGCTGGTGGTCCTGCCCGTCCCGCTGCGTCTCGACGGGCTCGTACGGTTCACGGGCGGGCGGACATACGTGCTCGCCTGGGCGGTCAGTCCCGACGACGCCCTGATGCGCCTGCACGCGACGGTCCGGCACATCCTGCGGGGAGCGCCGGGGAACGAGAGGTCCCGTCCGCTGCACAACCCCGCGCGCTGGGTTCCGCACGTCAGCCTCGCCCGCGGCAGAGGCGGCCCAGTCGTCGCCGCCGACGCCGACATGTTCCTCACGGCCGCGGGGACGGCGACCGGCGCCCTGGAGGGCCGGTGGACGGGGGCGCGGACGTATGACTCGGAATCCCGCACCACCGCCCCGCTGGGCCTCTGA
- a CDS encoding cytochrome c oxidase assembly protein — protein sequence MDHSGHGMNMDLPPFTLGRGLEFSADPVFLIGCVLALALYGYGVVRLRVRGDGWPVNRIVFFVVGVLSIALVMCTGLNDYGMVMFSVHMVQHMVISMVSPILLLLGAPVTLALRALPVAGRGRTGPRELLLMLLHSRYMKIITHPAFTIPLFIASLYGLYFTPLFDFLMGSKTGHLAMMVHFLAVGLVFFWPIMGVDPGPHRPGYVMRMLELFAGMPFHAFFGIALMMASQPMVKVYENPPASLGIDGLSDQSVAGGIAWAFSEIPSVLVLIALVFQWYRSEQRTAKRSDRAADRDGDQELKAYNAYLASLQARGR from the coding sequence ATGGATCACAGCGGGCACGGCATGAACATGGATCTGCCGCCGTTCACGCTGGGGCGGGGGCTCGAGTTCTCCGCGGACCCGGTCTTCCTGATCGGCTGCGTCCTCGCACTCGCTCTGTACGGATACGGGGTCGTGCGGCTGCGCGTGCGTGGCGACGGGTGGCCGGTGAACCGGATCGTCTTCTTCGTCGTCGGCGTGCTGTCCATCGCCCTCGTGATGTGCACCGGCCTCAACGACTACGGCATGGTCATGTTCAGCGTGCACATGGTGCAGCACATGGTCATCAGCATGGTGTCACCGATCCTGCTGCTGCTGGGTGCGCCCGTGACGCTGGCCCTGCGGGCCCTGCCGGTCGCCGGACGGGGCCGGACCGGTCCGCGTGAGCTGCTCCTGATGCTGCTGCACAGCCGCTACATGAAGATCATCACGCACCCGGCGTTCACGATCCCGCTCTTCATCGCGAGCCTGTACGGGCTCTACTTCACCCCGCTGTTCGACTTCCTGATGGGTTCGAAGACCGGCCATCTCGCGATGATGGTGCACTTCCTGGCGGTCGGCCTGGTGTTCTTCTGGCCGATCATGGGTGTCGACCCGGGGCCGCACCGGCCCGGTTACGTCATGCGGATGCTGGAGCTCTTCGCGGGCATGCCGTTCCACGCGTTCTTCGGTATCGCCCTGATGATGGCGAGCCAGCCGATGGTGAAGGTGTACGAGAACCCTCCGGCCTCCCTCGGCATCGACGGCCTGAGCGACCAGTCGGTCGCCGGCGGCATCGCGTGGGCGTTCAGCGAGATCCCGTCGGTGCTCGTGCTGATCGCGCTCGTCTTCCAGTGGTACCGCTCCGAGCAGCGGACCGCCAAGCGCTCGGACCGTGCCGCCGACCGTGACGGCGACCAGGAGCTGAAGGCGTACAACGCATATCTCGCGTCATTGCAGGCACGCGGACGGTAG
- a CDS encoding 6-phosphofructokinase — protein MRIGVLTSGGDCPGLNAVIRSVVHRAVVDHGDEVIGFHDGWKGLLECDYRKLDLDAVGGILARGGTILGSSRVQPAHLRDGVERARGHVADLGLDAIIPIGGEGTLKAANLLSEAGLPIVGVPKTIDNDIASTDVTFGFDTAVGVATDALDRLKTTAESHQRVLIVEVMGRHTGWIALHSGMAAGAHAIVVPERPFDIEELTELVGRRFSDGKKFAIVVVAEGAKPREGSMDFNQGTKDIYGHERFAGVATQLSGELEHRLGKEARPVILGHVQRGGTPTAYDRVLATRFGWHAVEAAHRGEFGMMTALHGTDITMVPLAAAVETLKTVPAERYAEAQVVL, from the coding sequence ATGCGAATTGGTGTGCTCACCTCCGGCGGCGACTGCCCCGGCCTCAACGCCGTCATCCGTTCCGTCGTGCACCGCGCGGTGGTCGACCACGGCGACGAGGTCATCGGCTTCCACGACGGGTGGAAGGGCCTCCTCGAGTGCGACTACCGCAAGCTCGACCTCGACGCGGTGGGCGGCATCCTCGCCCGCGGCGGCACGATCCTCGGCTCCTCCCGCGTGCAACCCGCGCACCTGCGTGACGGCGTGGAGCGGGCCAGGGGCCACGTGGCCGACCTCGGTCTGGACGCGATCATCCCGATCGGCGGCGAGGGCACGCTGAAGGCCGCCAACCTACTGTCCGAGGCCGGGCTGCCCATCGTCGGGGTGCCGAAGACCATCGACAACGACATCGCCTCCACCGACGTCACCTTCGGGTTCGACACGGCCGTCGGGGTCGCGACCGACGCACTGGACCGTCTGAAGACGACGGCGGAGTCGCACCAGCGGGTGCTGATCGTCGAGGTCATGGGCCGCCACACCGGCTGGATCGCCCTGCACTCGGGCATGGCGGCCGGCGCGCACGCCATCGTCGTCCCCGAGCGGCCCTTCGACATCGAGGAGCTGACCGAACTCGTCGGCCGGCGCTTCTCGGACGGCAAGAAGTTCGCGATCGTCGTGGTGGCCGAGGGCGCCAAGCCCCGCGAGGGCTCCATGGACTTCAACCAGGGCACCAAGGACATCTACGGCCACGAGCGGTTCGCGGGAGTCGCCACGCAGCTCTCCGGCGAGCTGGAGCACCGCCTCGGCAAGGAGGCCCGCCCCGTGATACTGGGCCACGTCCAGCGCGGCGGCACCCCGACCGCGTACGACCGCGTCCTCGCCACCCGCTTCGGGTGGCACGCGGTGGAAGCGGCCCACCGTGGTGAGTTCGGCATGATGACGGCCCTGCACGGCACCGACATCACGATGGTTCCGCTGGCCGCAGCCGTGGAGACCCTGAAGACGGTACCGGCCGAGCGCTACGCCGAGGCGCAAGTCGTTCTCTGA
- a CDS encoding type 1 glutamine amidotransferase: MSNNSLRLVWVYPDLLSTYGDQGNALVVERRARQRGLDVSRVDVRSDQPIPTSGDIYLIGGGEDRPQRLAAERLRRDGGLSRAASNGAIIFSVCAGYQILGHEFINDLGEREPGLGLLDVVSTRGEGARCVGDVLGDIDPNLGLPPLTGFENHQGVTHLGPSARPFARVRLGQGNGTGDGTEGAYNDTVFGTYMHGPVLARNPLIADHLLKLALDVNALPPSDDRWYEALRAERISAATQPA, encoded by the coding sequence ATGAGCAACAACAGCCTGCGGCTGGTGTGGGTCTACCCGGACCTCCTCAGCACCTACGGCGACCAGGGCAACGCCCTGGTCGTGGAGCGCCGGGCACGGCAGCGCGGTCTCGACGTGTCGCGCGTGGACGTGCGCAGCGACCAGCCCATCCCGACATCGGGCGACATCTACCTCATCGGGGGCGGTGAGGACCGGCCGCAGCGTCTGGCCGCGGAGCGGCTCCGCCGCGACGGCGGACTGAGCAGGGCCGCGTCGAACGGCGCGATCATCTTCTCCGTCTGCGCGGGCTACCAGATCCTCGGCCACGAGTTCATCAACGACCTCGGCGAGCGCGAGCCCGGCCTCGGGCTGCTCGACGTCGTCTCCACCCGGGGCGAGGGCGCGCGCTGTGTCGGCGACGTCCTCGGTGACATCGACCCGAATCTGGGGCTGCCGCCCCTGACCGGTTTCGAGAACCACCAGGGTGTCACCCACCTCGGACCGTCGGCACGCCCGTTCGCGCGGGTCCGGCTCGGCCAGGGCAACGGCACGGGTGACGGCACGGAGGGCGCGTACAACGACACCGTGTTCGGCACCTACATGCACGGTCCGGTGCTGGCGCGGAATCCGCTGATCGCGGACCACCTGCTGAAGCTGGCCCTTGACGTGAACGCCCTGCCGCCGAGCGACGACCGGTGGTACGAGGCGCTGCGCGCCGAACGCATCTCGGCGGCGACGCAGCCCGCCTGA
- a CDS encoding Mur ligase family protein produces the protein MAGNTEPLSPRAKLAVTAGKAAAAVSRAAGRGSGSVIGGRVALKLDPDLLGRLAQHLDVILVSATNGKTTTTRLIAEALRAAGPVVSNALGANMPAGITSALAGGSDARYGVIEVDEKYLAGVARDTTPKVIALLNLSRDQLDRAAETRMLAEKWREGLSGSKAVIVANADDPLIVWAASSSPNVVWVAAGQAWKDDAWSCPSCGGVMQRPGDDWFCGECGFRRPAPSWALNGDYVLDPHGSAWPIHLQLPGRANRANATSSAAVAAVFGVPPQVALERMYQVQAVAGRYDVVSFLGRELRLLLAKNPAGWLETFSLIDPPPTPVILSVNARGADGTDTSWLWDVDYTQLYGHPIFVLGDRKLDLAVRLEVAGLDFRVCENLDEAVQMAPPGRIEVIANYTAFQDLRRRVGN, from the coding sequence ATGGCAGGCAACACGGAGCCGTTGTCGCCGCGGGCCAAGCTCGCCGTGACGGCGGGCAAGGCCGCGGCGGCGGTGTCGCGCGCTGCGGGGCGCGGCAGCGGATCGGTGATCGGCGGCCGGGTGGCGCTCAAGCTCGACCCCGACCTGCTCGGGCGGCTGGCGCAGCACCTGGACGTGATCCTCGTGTCCGCGACGAACGGCAAGACGACCACCACCCGGCTGATCGCGGAGGCGCTGAGGGCCGCGGGGCCCGTCGTGTCGAACGCGCTCGGGGCCAACATGCCCGCGGGGATCACCTCCGCGCTGGCGGGCGGCTCGGACGCCAGGTACGGCGTGATCGAGGTCGACGAGAAGTACCTCGCCGGCGTGGCGCGCGACACGACCCCGAAGGTGATCGCGCTGCTCAACCTCTCCCGCGACCAGTTGGACCGCGCGGCGGAGACCCGGATGCTGGCCGAGAAGTGGCGGGAGGGCCTGTCGGGCTCCAAGGCCGTGATCGTGGCCAACGCCGACGACCCGCTGATCGTCTGGGCCGCCTCCTCCTCCCCCAACGTGGTGTGGGTCGCGGCGGGACAGGCGTGGAAGGACGACGCCTGGTCCTGCCCGTCCTGCGGCGGTGTGATGCAGCGCCCGGGCGACGACTGGTTCTGCGGCGAGTGCGGCTTCCGGCGCCCCGCGCCGAGCTGGGCGCTCAACGGTGACTACGTCCTGGATCCGCACGGTTCCGCGTGGCCGATCCACCTGCAGTTGCCGGGCCGGGCCAACAGGGCCAACGCCACGAGCTCCGCCGCCGTGGCCGCGGTCTTCGGCGTCCCGCCGCAGGTCGCGCTGGAGCGCATGTACCAGGTGCAGGCGGTCGCCGGCCGCTACGACGTCGTGTCCTTCCTCGGTCGCGAGCTCCGGCTCCTGCTGGCGAAGAACCCGGCAGGCTGGCTCGAGACGTTCTCCCTGATCGACCCGCCGCCCACGCCGGTCATCCTCTCGGTGAACGCACGTGGCGCCGACGGCACGGACACCTCCTGGCTGTGGGACGTCGACTACACCCAGCTCTACGGCCACCCGATCTTCGTGCTCGGCGACCGCAAGCTGGACCTGGCGGTCCGGCTCGAGGTGGCCGGACTCGACTTCCGCGTGTGCGAGAACCTGGACGAGGCCGTCCAGATGGCTCCGCCCGGCCGCATCGAGGTCATCGCCAACTACACCGCCTTCCAGGATCTGCGCCGTCGTGTCGGCAACTGA
- the def gene encoding peptide deformylase, giving the protein MRNRPIPGSSGRVRAMSLFGAPVLHSPCDDVTDFGPSLARLVDDMFATMYAANGVGLAANQIGVPLKVFVYDCPDDDEVRHLGHLVNPVLVEADGITVRGPEGCLSLPGLEAGTPRFDHAVVEGRSVTGEPVRITGTGWFARCLQHECDHLDGRVYTDRLTGLRRTRALRAARRAAWGRTDTA; this is encoded by the coding sequence ATGCGAAACCGCCCGATCCCCGGCAGTTCCGGACGCGTTCGTGCCATGAGCCTGTTCGGCGCACCCGTGCTCCACAGCCCGTGCGACGACGTCACCGACTTCGGGCCGTCGCTCGCCCGGCTGGTGGATGACATGTTCGCCACCATGTACGCCGCGAACGGTGTCGGGCTCGCCGCGAACCAGATCGGCGTCCCGCTCAAGGTGTTCGTCTACGACTGCCCGGACGACGACGAGGTCCGGCACCTCGGTCACCTCGTCAATCCGGTACTCGTCGAGGCGGACGGGATCACCGTACGCGGACCGGAGGGCTGTCTGTCGCTCCCGGGCCTCGAAGCGGGCACGCCGCGTTTCGATCATGCCGTGGTCGAGGGGCGGAGCGTGACGGGGGAGCCGGTGCGGATCACCGGCACGGGCTGGTTCGCCCGCTGTCTGCAGCACGAGTGCGACCACCTCGACGGCCGCGTCTACACGGACCGGCTGACCGGACTCCGGCGCACGAGGGCGCTGCGGGCCGCCCGGCGTGCGGCGTGGGGGCGTACGGACACCGCCTGA
- a CDS encoding TetR family transcriptional regulator yields METARGAERQRTAAERRRRELLEAADRVVLRDGPKASMNAIAAEAGITKPILYRHFGDKGGLYRALAKRHTDALLSALRAALDAPSERRERVEATLDTYLAAIEARPQVYRFLMHPSDDAAPSPEQGFDVGRHSAPLLRRLGEELGKVIMERVDLGPDSEQMARIWGHGIVGMMHAAGDWWLGDRPCSREQLVHSLADLLWGRLAEADDRPGGQGF; encoded by the coding sequence ATGGAGACCGCACGAGGGGCCGAACGGCAGCGAACGGCGGCGGAGCGGCGCCGCAGGGAGTTGCTCGAAGCGGCGGACCGAGTGGTGCTCAGGGACGGCCCCAAGGCCTCGATGAACGCGATCGCCGCCGAGGCCGGGATCACGAAGCCCATCCTCTACCGGCACTTCGGCGACAAGGGCGGCCTGTACCGCGCCTTGGCCAAGCGGCACACCGACGCCCTCCTCAGCGCCCTCAGAGCCGCCCTTGACGCCCCTTCCGAGCGCCGCGAACGCGTCGAGGCGACCCTGGACACCTACCTGGCGGCGATCGAGGCGCGGCCGCAGGTCTACCGCTTCCTCATGCACCCCTCGGACGACGCGGCCCCCTCGCCCGAGCAGGGCTTCGACGTCGGCCGGCACTCTGCCCCGCTGCTGCGCCGCCTCGGCGAGGAGCTGGGCAAGGTGATCATGGAACGGGTCGATCTCGGACCGGACAGCGAGCAGATGGCCCGCATCTGGGGCCATGGCATCGTCGGCATGATGCACGCGGCCGGGGACTGGTGGCTGGGCGACCGCCCCTGCTCGCGCGAGCAACTGGTGCACAGCCTCGCCGATCTGCTCTGGGGCAGGCTGGCCGAGGCCGACGACCGGCCGGGCGGCCAGGGCTTCTGA
- a CDS encoding acyl-CoA dehydrogenase family protein has product MAEFTLELNDDQKQVRDWLHGFAAEVIRPAASEWDEREETPWPVIQEAAKVGIYSLDFYAQQFFDPTGLGIPMAMEELFWGDAGIALSIVGTGLAAVGVLANGTEEQIGTWIPQMYGDADDVKVAAFCSSEPDAGSDVASMRTRAVYDEAKDEWVLNGTKTWATNGGIANVHVVVAVVDPELGSKGHASFIVPPATPGLSQGQKFKKHGIRASHTAEVVLEDVRIPGHCLLGGKEKLDERLARARERVKSGGERSEVGVPPAGGWGRVKNAAMATFEASRPAVGAMAVGTARAAYEVALDYARTRTQFGRPIIDNQGIAFQLADMRTQIDAARLLVWRASWMASAGKPFTAAEGSMSKLYASETAKTVTAQAVQILGGNGFTREYPVERMHRDAAIYTIFEGTSEIQRLVIARTLSGMPIR; this is encoded by the coding sequence ATGGCCGAGTTCACGCTCGAACTCAACGACGACCAGAAGCAGGTCCGTGACTGGCTGCACGGATTCGCGGCCGAGGTGATCCGGCCGGCCGCTTCGGAGTGGGACGAGCGTGAGGAAACGCCGTGGCCCGTCATCCAGGAGGCGGCCAAGGTCGGCATCTACTCCCTCGACTTCTACGCCCAGCAGTTCTTCGACCCCACGGGCCTCGGCATTCCCATGGCGATGGAGGAACTGTTCTGGGGCGACGCGGGTATCGCCCTGTCGATCGTCGGCACGGGCCTCGCGGCCGTGGGCGTCCTCGCCAACGGCACCGAGGAGCAGATCGGCACCTGGATACCCCAGATGTACGGTGACGCCGACGACGTGAAGGTCGCCGCCTTCTGCTCCTCCGAACCCGACGCCGGCTCGGACGTGGCCTCGATGCGCACCCGCGCGGTCTACGACGAGGCCAAGGACGAGTGGGTGCTCAACGGCACCAAGACCTGGGCGACCAACGGCGGAATCGCCAACGTCCACGTCGTCGTCGCCGTCGTCGACCCAGAGCTCGGCTCGAAGGGCCACGCCTCCTTCATCGTCCCGCCGGCCACCCCCGGCCTGTCGCAGGGCCAGAAGTTCAAGAAGCACGGCATCCGCGCCTCGCACACCGCCGAGGTCGTCCTGGAGGACGTGCGGATCCCGGGCCACTGCCTGCTCGGCGGCAAGGAGAAGCTCGACGAGCGTCTCGCCCGTGCCCGCGAGCGCGTCAAGTCGGGCGGCGAGCGGAGCGAGGTGGGGGTACCCCCGGCCGGAGGCTGGGGGAGGGTCAAGAACGCGGCGATGGCGACCTTCGAGGCATCGCGCCCGGCCGTCGGTGCCATGGCGGTCGGCACCGCCCGGGCGGCCTACGAGGTCGCCCTCGACTACGCGAGGACCCGGACCCAGTTCGGCCGCCCGATCATCGACAACCAGGGCATCGCCTTCCAACTGGCCGACATGCGTACGCAGATCGACGCGGCGCGGCTGCTCGTCTGGCGCGCCTCCTGGATGGCGAGCGCCGGGAAGCCGTTCACCGCGGCCGAGGGGTCGATGTCGAAGCTGTACGCGAGCGAGACGGCCAAGACGGTCACCGCGCAGGCCGTGCAGATCCTCGGCGGGAACGGCTTCACCCGCGAGTACCCGGTGGAGCGCATGCACCGTGACGCCGCGATCTACACCATCTTCGAGGGTACGAGCGAGATCCAGCGCCTGGTGATCGCCCGCACCCTGTCCGGGATGCCGATCCGCTAG
- a CDS encoding glutathione peroxidase, with product MTLHDIPLRTLAGEPTTLGAYKGSALLLVNVASKCGLTPQYAGLENLQKAYGDRGFTVLGVPCNQFAGQEPGTAEEIQTFCSTTYGVSFPLLEKVDVNGENRHPLYTELTKLGDSEGAAGDVQWNFEKFLISPAGEPVARIRPRTEPEAPEVVAVIEANLPR from the coding sequence ATGACGCTGCACGACATCCCGCTCCGCACGCTCGCCGGCGAGCCGACGACCCTGGGCGCCTACAAGGGCTCGGCCCTCCTGCTGGTGAACGTCGCCTCCAAGTGCGGGCTCACTCCCCAGTACGCCGGCCTGGAGAACCTTCAGAAGGCATACGGGGACCGGGGGTTCACGGTTCTCGGGGTGCCCTGCAACCAGTTCGCGGGCCAGGAGCCGGGCACGGCGGAGGAGATCCAGACGTTCTGCTCGACGACCTACGGGGTCAGCTTCCCGCTGCTGGAGAAGGTCGACGTCAACGGCGAGAACCGGCACCCGCTCTACACGGAGCTGACGAAGCTCGGCGATTCCGAGGGCGCGGCCGGTGACGTCCAGTGGAACTTCGAGAAGTTCCTGATCTCCCCGGCCGGTGAGCCGGTAGCCCGGATCCGCCCCCGCACCGAGCCGGAGGCCCCCGAGGTCGTGGCCGTGATCGAGGCGAACCTGCCGCGCTAG
- a CDS encoding GNAT family N-acetyltransferase translates to MTEIVPVSGPELVTYADELATLLIEAVEGGASVGFLSPLDRTAAAAWWRERAEAVDSGSQQVWIARDGDARLVGTISLVRTTLPNARHRAEVTKLVVGPSARGRGIGRALLTAVEEWAAAAGLTLLVLDTETGSDAERLYRSEGWTPCGSVPDYAADPYGTLRATTFYYRALGRPGTSG, encoded by the coding sequence ATGACCGAGATCGTCCCCGTGTCCGGCCCCGAGCTGGTCACGTACGCCGATGAGCTCGCCACCCTGCTGATCGAGGCCGTGGAGGGCGGCGCCTCCGTGGGATTCCTCTCACCGCTGGACCGGACGGCCGCGGCCGCCTGGTGGCGGGAGCGAGCCGAGGCGGTGGACTCGGGCAGCCAGCAGGTATGGATCGCACGGGACGGCGACGCACGCCTGGTCGGCACGATCAGCCTGGTCAGGACGACCCTGCCCAATGCCCGCCACCGTGCGGAGGTCACCAAGCTCGTGGTCGGGCCGTCGGCGCGCGGCCGGGGCATCGGCCGCGCGCTGCTCACCGCCGTCGAGGAGTGGGCCGCCGCGGCGGGACTGACCCTGCTGGTCCTGGACACCGAGACGGGAAGCGACGCCGAGCGCCTGTACCGGTCCGAGGGCTGGACCCCGTGCGGATCGGTCCCGGACTACGCGGCGGACCCCTACGGGACGCTCAGGGCCACCACCTTCTACTACCGGGCACTCGGCCGCCCCGGTACCTCCGGCTGA
- a CDS encoding helix-turn-helix domain-containing protein, producing MREAEPRDSVDARLAARLSSLRTERGWSLDELSGRAGVSRSTLSRLERGELSPTTSVLGRMCTVYGRTMSRLLMEVEEEPPPLVREADQPVWRDERSGFVRRSVSPPHPALRGEVVQGTLDAGAAVAYENAPVPGVEQHIWVLDGTVEITVEGTVHTVRRGDCLRFRLRGPSHFHCPGPDPVRYALMIVLP from the coding sequence ATGAGAGAAGCGGAGCCCCGGGATTCCGTCGACGCCCGGCTCGCGGCGCGGCTGTCCTCGCTGCGCACCGAGCGCGGCTGGTCCCTCGACGAGCTGTCCGGCCGGGCCGGAGTGAGCCGCTCCACGCTGTCGCGGCTGGAGCGCGGCGAGCTGAGCCCGACCACGTCCGTACTCGGACGGATGTGCACCGTGTACGGGCGGACGATGTCACGCCTCCTGATGGAGGTGGAGGAGGAACCGCCGCCGCTCGTCCGGGAGGCCGACCAGCCCGTCTGGCGCGACGAGCGCTCCGGGTTCGTGCGCCGGTCCGTCTCGCCGCCCCACCCCGCGCTGCGCGGCGAGGTCGTCCAGGGCACGCTCGACGCGGGCGCCGCCGTCGCCTACGAGAACGCTCCTGTGCCAGGGGTGGAGCAGCACATCTGGGTGCTAGACGGCACGGTCGAGATCACCGTCGAAGGCACCGTGCACACCGTGCGCCGGGGCGACTGCCTGCGCTTCCGGCTGCGCGGCCCCTCCCACTTCCACTGCCCCGGACCGGATCCGGTCCGCTACGCCCTGATGATCGTCCTGCCGTGA
- a CDS encoding DUF7144 family membrane protein, with protein sequence MAGSMSGTRAGHDSGGGRGVAATGWTVFAAVMMIFGGAMAILEGIAAIAKDDVFVSTRNYAFQFSLTGWGWVHLILGIVVVLAGFALFTGAFWARAVGVLIAGLLVVANFLWLPYYPFWSIVLIAINIFVIWALCSPSRDARA encoded by the coding sequence ATGGCTGGAAGCATGAGCGGAACGCGAGCGGGGCACGACTCCGGCGGTGGGCGCGGGGTCGCCGCGACAGGCTGGACCGTGTTCGCCGCGGTGATGATGATCTTCGGCGGAGCGATGGCGATCCTGGAAGGGATCGCCGCGATCGCCAAGGACGACGTGTTCGTCTCGACCCGCAACTACGCGTTCCAGTTCAGCCTGACCGGCTGGGGCTGGGTGCACCTCATCCTGGGCATCGTCGTCGTGCTCGCCGGCTTCGCGCTGTTCACCGGAGCCTTCTGGGCCCGGGCCGTCGGCGTCCTGATCGCGGGCCTCCTGGTGGTCGCAAACTTCCTGTGGCTCCCGTACTACCCGTTCTGGTCGATCGTCCTCATCGCGATCAACATCTTCGTCATCTGGGCGCTGTGCTCGCCTTCGAGGGACGCTCGAGCCTGA